In one window of Gemmatimonadota bacterium DNA:
- a CDS encoding ABC transporter ATP-binding protein, with protein sequence MANASEINLLEFPPQHILDGLIPSHETVQLSASTDIRLDGTYGIAYLLATDKHLFAISPNGDSTPHTERIPLSEITNLEVKDLFGNSLLKVRTGTTGATLARFTKGHNQKFNRITHRLEALVKDARKTEDKIAKGQLGRAISGRRCDVCGTIISRRVGVCTNCLDTRKLLYRLLAYARPFWKLGTLSLVLLLTSTFISLTPPLLMRDLIDGVLAPSATYETTFFRDITNSIFGIPTGYQILYFLVGLLLLINLSQSGLRAIRSYILSVLGQKITYNLRNEVYQHLHRHSLSFYNERETGTIMASITQDVGRLQDFISDGLQEIIRDIVTIAFICIILFAMNIKLATLVLIPTPLLIIATLKFGHRLHRTYRGLFRRWAAISALLADTIPGVRVVKAFAQENREVGKFQTRSEDLLKGEIKIAGIRSIFSPVMAFITSIGTLIIWLVGGTSVLDGALTLGNFVAFTQYMWRFYGPVESLCRLNHRFQRAASSAERVFEVLDTQPDVTDRRSAYTMPAIEGRIQFDDVTFSYEIGKPVLKNLNFTVEPGEMIGLAGHSGAGKSTLINLICRFYDIEEGTILIDGRDIRDVTLKSLRDQIGVVLQDPFLFNGPIAENIAYGNPDASLDEIVAAAKTANAHEFILRLPDSYDTPVGERGVRLSGGERQRISIARAILRNPRILILDEATSSMDTETESQIQEALYRLVQGRTTFAIAHRLSTLKHADRLFIIDKGELAEMGSHAELIAYDGIYARLCRMQTELSKLRAW encoded by the coding sequence GTGGCAAACGCTTCCGAGATAAATCTTCTGGAATTCCCCCCTCAGCACATTTTGGATGGCCTTATTCCATCGCACGAAACGGTTCAATTATCGGCCAGTACCGACATCCGTCTCGATGGCACGTATGGCATCGCTTATCTCCTCGCCACAGACAAACACTTGTTCGCAATTAGCCCCAACGGCGATTCGACACCACACACAGAGCGCATCCCGCTTTCAGAAATTACCAATCTCGAAGTCAAAGACCTGTTTGGCAACAGCTTACTCAAAGTCCGCACCGGAACCACAGGTGCCACACTCGCGCGATTTACCAAAGGCCATAACCAGAAATTCAATCGGATAACGCACCGACTTGAGGCTCTTGTAAAAGACGCGCGCAAAACCGAAGACAAAATCGCCAAAGGCCAACTTGGACGCGCGATTTCGGGCAGACGGTGTGACGTGTGCGGCACAATTATTTCCCGCAGGGTGGGAGTCTGCACCAACTGTCTCGACACCCGCAAACTGCTGTATCGCTTGCTCGCCTATGCGCGTCCCTTCTGGAAACTCGGAACTCTGAGCCTTGTCCTGCTCCTCACCTCGACCTTTATTAGCCTTACCCCACCGCTTTTGATGCGCGACCTCATCGATGGTGTACTCGCACCTTCGGCAACATATGAAACGACCTTCTTCCGCGACATCACAAACAGCATATTTGGGATACCTACCGGATACCAAATCCTCTATTTCCTCGTGGGCCTGCTCCTGCTGATCAATCTCTCGCAATCGGGCCTTCGCGCCATACGCTCGTATATCCTATCCGTTCTTGGACAGAAAATCACCTATAACCTCAGAAATGAGGTCTATCAGCACCTCCACCGACATTCTCTCAGCTTCTACAACGAACGCGAAACCGGCACCATTATGGCCAGCATCACCCAGGATGTGGGCCGCCTGCAAGATTTTATCAGCGATGGCCTGCAAGAAATCATCCGCGACATCGTTACCATCGCCTTTATATGCATCATTCTCTTTGCGATGAATATCAAACTCGCCACCCTCGTTTTAATCCCCACCCCCCTTCTGATTATTGCAACCCTCAAATTTGGTCACCGCCTGCATCGCACCTATCGCGGCCTGTTTCGGCGTTGGGCTGCCATCAGCGCACTCCTTGCCGACACCATTCCCGGCGTGCGCGTGGTCAAAGCCTTTGCACAGGAAAACCGCGAAGTGGGTAAATTTCAGACGCGCAGCGAAGACCTCCTCAAGGGCGAAATCAAAATTGCGGGCATTCGCAGCATCTTCAGCCCCGTCATGGCTTTTATTACATCTATCGGAACGCTGATTATATGGCTCGTGGGGGGCACCTCGGTTCTCGACGGCGCATTGACCCTGGGCAACTTTGTGGCATTTACGCAGTACATGTGGCGTTTTTACGGCCCGGTTGAAAGCCTCTGCCGCCTCAACCACCGCTTCCAGAGAGCCGCATCTTCTGCCGAACGCGTCTTTGAAGTGCTCGACACACAACCCGACGTAACTGACAGGCGCTCCGCATACACCATGCCCGCCATTGAAGGGCGCATCCAATTTGACGACGTGACATTTTCTTACGAAATTGGCAAACCCGTTCTCAAAAATCTCAACTTTACCGTTGAACCCGGCGAAATGATCGGCCTTGCCGGGCATTCTGGCGCGGGCAAAAGCACCCTGATCAACCTGATTTGCAGATTTTACGATATCGAAGAAGGCACGATTTTAATCGACGGACGCGATATCCGCGATGTCACCCTCAAATCCCTGCGCGATCAGATCGGCGTCGTACTGCAGGATCCCTTTCTCTTCAATGGTCCGATAGCCGAGAACATCGCATACGGCAACCCCGATGCGTCACTCGATGAAATCGTCGCAGCCGCCAAAACAGCCAATGCCCACGAATTTATCCTCCGCCTGCCCGATAGTTACGACACACCCGTAGGTGAACGCGGCGTTCGGCTCTCGGGCGGCGAAAGACAGCGCATCTCCATTGCGCGCGCGATCCTGCGAAACCCGCGCATTCTAATTCTCGATGAAGCTACCTCCAGCATGGATACCGAGACAGAATCACAGATTCAAGAAGCCCTTTACAGACTCGTGCAAGGGCGCACGACCTTTGCCATCGCCCATCGCCTTTCCACGCTCAAACACGCAGATCGCCTCTTCAT